A window from Salvia miltiorrhiza cultivar Shanhuang (shh) chromosome 2, IMPLAD_Smil_shh, whole genome shotgun sequence encodes these proteins:
- the LOC131008066 gene encoding uncharacterized protein LOC131008066 has translation MIPRLNGSPFSNEILLEPFPVNYRPISLDYDGTADPKEHMAWFEGLVALHQYAEGIKCRIFVTTLSGVAQRWFRNLKADSIHSFGDLYLTFMRQFANATQVKKTVMSLMDIMQEAHETLREYIARFNVIALDVLDVESQIKGYAFVKGLKPGPLFDRLLITPPRDFDDIMAVLPGYLQLEDAKAAWKAESDKHRSKKSDNNTEHNDRHYQRAPYKGLPPRIPTMSIEMQSTPPRAARDEGEGRDGEDMRRRTPLNRHVEEIFHIIKDERWFRAPWDYTQGDPKPRRNKSLYEYHNAYGHSTAQCGHLQHQLEILVRKGLLDRFIDGLHRDTPKRQRNDNHNRERDYREKRRTQGRER, from the coding sequence GATGGGACGGCGGACCCAAAGGAGCATATGGCATGGTTTGAGGGATTAGTTGCGTTACATCAGTATGCTGAAGGCATCAAATGCCGGATCTTTGTCACCACACTTTCTGGGGTTGCCCAGCGCTGGTTTCGTAATTTGAAGGCTGATTCTATTCACTCTTTTGGAGATCTATATCTCACGTTCATGAGACAATTTGCCAATGCAACACAAGTGAAAAAAACGGTTATGTCATTAATGGACATAATGCAAGAGGCTCATGAGACATTAAGAGAATACATCGCTCGGTTCAACGTGATAGCATTGGACGTACTTGACGTGGAGTCACAAATCAAAGGATATGCATTTGTTAAGGGTTTGAAGCCAGGACCGCTCTTTGATAGGCTCCTTATAACACCCCCGCgagattttgatgacatcatggctGTTCTACCCGGGTACTTGCAATTGGAAGATGCCAAGGCAGCATGGAAAGCAGAATCTGACAAACATCGATCAAAGAAGAGTGACAATAATACCGAGCATAACGATAGGCATTATCAAAGGGCACCATATAAAGGACTACCACCAAGAATCCCAACAATGTCTATAGAAATGCAGAGCACACCACCCAGAGCGGCACGGGATGAAGGAGAGGGAAGAGATGGAGAGGATATGCGCAGACGAACGCCTTTGAATAGGCATGTGGAGGAGATTTTCCATATTATCAAGGATGAACGGTGGTTCCGGGCACCATGGGACTATACCCAAGGAGACCCAAAGCCTAGGCGAAATAAATCTTTATATGAATACCATAATGCGTATGGACACTCGACTGCGCAGTGCGGGCATCTCCAACACCAATTAGAGATTTTGGTAAGGAAGGGATTACTAGATAGGTTTATCGATGGACTCCACAGGGATACACCTAAAAGACAGCGTAATGATAATCACAATCGCGAGCGTGATTATAGAGAAAAAAGAAGAACTCAGGGGAGAGAAAGATGA